A genomic region of Brevibacillus sp. JNUCC-41 contains the following coding sequences:
- the yfkAB gene encoding radical SAM/CxCxxxxC motif protein YfkAB: MSIIKQDLLTPITPKYDPWEAYMDVEQYGKLSLTNVEFTTTTLCNMRCEHCAVGYTLQPKDPDALPLELLIQRLDEIPLLRSLSITGGEPMLSRKQVKNYVLPLLKYARSRGVRTQINSNLTLDLERYEEIIPYLDVLHISHNWGTIDEFIDIGFAMMDRKPSREQRKKLFDKMIENSRALTKAGVLVSAETMLNKRTLPHLEHIHRQVVDEMGCQRHEIHPMYPSDFASALETLPLDNMREAIHHLLDIRDENVWMLFGTLPFYPCNNSKEDIKLLQRLYGSHKVTVRNDPDGRSRLNINIFTGEVIVTDFGDAPTLGNIKDQPLTDSYDTWMNSKLANELNCHCPSVKCLGPNVLVKNAYYPNEDFRIRKSTI, encoded by the coding sequence ATGTCAATAATCAAGCAAGATCTTTTAACACCAATTACACCCAAGTATGATCCTTGGGAAGCATATATGGACGTTGAACAATATGGAAAACTCAGCCTCACCAACGTGGAATTTACCACCACCACCCTTTGCAATATGCGTTGTGAGCATTGTGCCGTCGGTTACACACTTCAGCCCAAGGACCCGGATGCCCTGCCTCTGGAATTACTGATTCAGCGCCTTGATGAAATCCCCTTGCTTCGCTCGCTCAGCATCACTGGCGGGGAACCGATGCTTTCAAGAAAACAAGTGAAGAATTATGTTTTGCCTCTATTGAAATATGCCCGCAGCCGCGGGGTACGGACACAAATCAATTCCAATTTGACCCTTGACTTGGAACGGTATGAGGAAATCATTCCTTATTTGGATGTTCTGCATATTTCCCATAATTGGGGAACGATCGATGAATTCATTGATATCGGCTTTGCCATGATGGATCGAAAACCATCTCGGGAACAGCGAAAGAAACTATTCGATAAAATGATCGAAAATTCCCGTGCCCTGACAAAAGCTGGTGTGCTGGTATCTGCTGAAACGATGCTTAATAAACGGACATTGCCTCATCTTGAGCATATTCACAGACAGGTCGTCGATGAAATGGGATGTCAAAGGCATGAAATTCATCCGATGTATCCAAGCGATTTCGCTTCGGCACTTGAAACTTTACCATTGGATAATATGCGTGAAGCGATTCATCATTTGCTTGATATCCGTGATGAGAATGTTTGGATGCTTTTCGGTACCCTGCCATTTTATCCTTGCAATAACAGTAAAGAGGATATAAAGCTGCTTCAACGCCTTTATGGTTCACATAAAGTGACCGTACGGAATGACCCTGATGGACGTTCCAGGTTAAACATCAATATTTTCACCGGGGAAGTGATCGTGACCGATTTCGGGGACGCGCCTACATTAGGGAATATTAAAGATCAGCCCTTGACCGATTCCTATGACACATGGATGAATTCGAAACTGGCCAATGAATTGAACTGCCACTGCCCATCAGTCAAATGTCTAGGCCCGAATGTTCTCGTCAAAAATGCTTACTACCCGAATGAGGACTTCAGGATCAGGAAGTCAACCATATGA
- a CDS encoding DNA-3-methyladenine glycosylase family protein — MWTEKLQVQGPYNFDLVLERLSLDPLQVVDFTNRTVKVPLYIEKEPIVLQVQAIGNIDEPSFIIKGHSEVYKSKAIERLKKVFHWHQPLEGVSRHFRETDLSKIFEEHRGTAIVLDFDYYSCLVKCIIHQQLNLSFAHTLTERFVKTFGYQLEGAWFYPTPETTAQLRIEQLRAIQFSGRKAEYVIGLSEQITQGHLNLDIMEKLSDQEVMDTLIKIRGIGRWTAENFLLFGLGRPNLFPKADIGIQNALKILYGLPQKPTQEEMESYSVKWAPYLSYASLYLWRSIEKRSEKK; from the coding sequence GTGTGGACAGAAAAATTACAGGTTCAAGGACCCTATAATTTCGATCTAGTTCTCGAACGGTTATCGTTAGACCCACTTCAGGTAGTTGATTTTACTAACAGGACGGTAAAAGTTCCGCTATATATAGAAAAAGAACCAATCGTTTTGCAGGTTCAGGCAATAGGAAATATCGATGAACCATCTTTTATCATCAAAGGTCATTCAGAGGTTTACAAGTCAAAAGCAATCGAACGGTTAAAAAAGGTTTTTCATTGGCATCAGCCATTAGAAGGCGTTTCCCGGCATTTCCGGGAAACAGATTTAAGTAAAATCTTCGAAGAGCACCGCGGTACTGCCATAGTCTTGGACTTCGATTACTACAGTTGCCTCGTCAAATGCATCATACATCAGCAATTGAACTTATCCTTTGCCCATACGCTCACGGAACGATTCGTTAAAACCTTCGGCTACCAGTTGGAAGGTGCCTGGTTTTACCCGACACCGGAAACAACAGCCCAACTTCGAATCGAACAATTAAGAGCCATTCAATTCAGTGGCCGGAAAGCCGAATACGTCATCGGACTTTCAGAGCAGATCACTCAAGGCCATCTCAACCTTGATATAATGGAGAAGCTATCCGATCAAGAGGTTATGGACACACTAATAAAAATACGCGGTATCGGTAGATGGACGGCTGAAAACTTCCTGCTTTTTGGACTTGGCCGGCCGAACCTATTTCCTAAAGCCGATATTGGCATTCAAAATGCCTTGAAAATATTATATGGCTTACCGCAAAAGCCAACCCAAGAAGAAATGGAGTCCTACAGTGTGAAATGGGCCCCATATCTAAGCTACGCTTCCCTCTATTTGTGGAGAAGCATTGAAAAACGGAGTGAAAAGAAATGA
- a CDS encoding MFS transporter gives MNSKLLLSVLILIVGISGFSQGMLLPIIAIIFENEGISSSLNGFHAASLYIGILLISPFMEAPLRKYGYKPLILFGGITVIVSLALFPVWKSFWFWFVLRFFIGIGDHTLHFATQTWITAISPIAKRGRNLAIYGLFFSLGFMVGPLMTKLLEINQSLPFIITSILSLLAWSTVYLIRNELPEQDDSESTSFLGTIKRFTKVSRIAWVAFLLPFTFGVLEASLNSNFPVFALRSGIDLTAVSIIIPAFSAGTLLTQIPLGMVSDRFGRRKTLLTILISGFAIFTLAGIYSYSVLGLFLCFMFGGMMVGSTFSLGISYMADLLPRNLLPAGNLLCSIFFSLGSIGGPFFGGLVIEHIDGGSFFYMISIMLFLVFISLALFKEKMPAPAM, from the coding sequence ATGAATAGTAAATTGCTTTTAAGCGTTTTAATCTTAATTGTCGGTATATCGGGGTTTTCTCAAGGGATGCTTCTGCCGATCATTGCCATCATTTTTGAAAATGAAGGAATTAGCTCATCCCTAAACGGGTTTCATGCAGCCTCCCTTTATATTGGAATTTTATTGATTTCTCCTTTTATGGAAGCCCCACTCCGTAAATACGGCTATAAGCCATTGATATTATTTGGCGGGATAACGGTCATCGTATCACTTGCCCTATTTCCTGTCTGGAAATCATTCTGGTTTTGGTTCGTACTGCGTTTCTTCATTGGTATCGGCGATCATACACTTCACTTTGCTACACAGACTTGGATCACGGCCATTTCACCAATAGCGAAGCGCGGAAGGAATCTTGCCATTTATGGACTCTTCTTCAGTCTTGGCTTCATGGTTGGCCCACTGATGACGAAGCTTCTTGAGATCAATCAGTCTTTGCCTTTCATCATCACATCCATACTTAGCCTTCTGGCTTGGTCCACTGTTTACCTTATTAGAAATGAGCTTCCTGAACAAGATGATTCTGAAAGCACATCATTCCTTGGCACAATCAAAAGGTTTACGAAAGTTAGCCGCATAGCCTGGGTCGCTTTTTTACTTCCGTTTACATTTGGCGTGCTTGAAGCCTCATTGAATAGCAATTTCCCTGTATTCGCCCTGCGCTCCGGAATCGATTTAACCGCAGTATCCATCATCATTCCGGCATTTTCGGCAGGGACTCTGCTTACCCAGATTCCCTTGGGGATGGTCAGTGACCGCTTTGGACGGCGAAAGACCTTACTGACGATTCTTATATCAGGGTTTGCCATATTCACGCTTGCAGGGATATATTCCTATTCAGTGCTTGGCCTATTCCTCTGTTTTATGTTTGGCGGAATGATGGTTGGTTCGACTTTCTCGCTGGGAATCAGTTATATGGCAGATCTTTTACCTAGAAACCTGTTACCTGCCGGGAATTTATTATGCAGTATATTCTTTAGTCTCGGCAGCATCGGCGGTCCATTCTTTGGCGGCCTGGTTATAGAACATATTGATGGAGGAAGTTTTTTCTATATGATAAGTATCATGCTTTTCCTTGTCTTCATATCATTGGCCTTGTTTAAGGAAAAAATGCCTGCTCCCGCAATGTAG
- the cax gene encoding calcium/proton exchanger, with protein sequence MVNKIFLGLVLLGVPLSVIGSLLHWPSVIMFIVYCLTIVALAGFMGRATESLAIVMGPRIGGLLNATFGNAVELIISIFSLKAGLVGVVLASLTGSVLGNLLLVAGLSFFIGGTKYKRQKFNVFDARHNAGLLIFAVIVAFVIPEVFTQNMGESSTMSLSVGISIIMILLYLAALFFKLVTHRGVYQHNEKLEDHEAEVPEWSRKKAIIILAAATLAVAYVSEKLVHTFSEVGEAFGWSELFIGVIIVAIVGNAAEHASAVIMAYKNKMDVAVEIAVGSTLQVAMFVAPVLVLISLMYPTSMPLVFTMPELISMVTAVFLVIMISNDGETNWFEGLTLLAAYFIMGIGFYLL encoded by the coding sequence ATCGTGAATAAAATATTTTTGGGGCTTGTCCTGTTAGGCGTCCCTTTATCTGTCATTGGGTCGTTATTGCATTGGCCGAGTGTAATCATGTTCATAGTATATTGCTTAACAATCGTGGCGCTGGCAGGCTTCATGGGCCGGGCAACCGAAAGCTTAGCGATTGTTATGGGACCAAGGATTGGCGGTCTCTTGAATGCAACCTTTGGTAATGCAGTAGAATTGATCATATCCATCTTTTCATTAAAGGCAGGGCTAGTTGGTGTCGTGCTGGCGTCTTTGACTGGTTCCGTTTTAGGGAATTTATTGTTGGTGGCAGGACTTTCATTCTTTATCGGAGGGACTAAATACAAACGGCAGAAGTTTAATGTATTCGATGCGAGGCATAATGCCGGTCTATTGATTTTTGCAGTAATTGTAGCTTTCGTCATACCGGAAGTATTCACACAAAACATGGGTGAATCAAGCACGATGTCGTTAAGTGTCGGAATTTCCATTATCATGATCTTATTATATCTTGCTGCATTATTCTTTAAATTGGTTACACACCGCGGGGTATATCAGCATAACGAGAAGCTCGAGGATCATGAAGCGGAAGTACCGGAGTGGAGCAGGAAAAAGGCAATTATAATACTTGCAGCCGCTACATTGGCTGTTGCTTATGTATCGGAAAAACTTGTCCATACGTTTAGCGAGGTAGGGGAAGCCTTCGGATGGTCGGAGTTATTCATCGGTGTCATTATCGTAGCGATTGTCGGTAACGCGGCAGAGCATGCTTCCGCCGTCATAATGGCCTATAAAAACAAAATGGATGTCGCTGTGGAGATTGCCGTTGGTTCCACGCTTCAAGTAGCGATGTTCGTTGCTCCTGTACTCGTATTGATTTCGTTAATGTATCCAACGAGTATGCCGCTTGTTTTCACAATGCCAGAACTAATATCAATGGTTACAGCAGTCTTTCTGGTGATCATGATCTCTAATGACGGGGAAACGAACTGGTTTGAAGGCCTTACCTTATTGGCCGCTTACTTCATTATGGGAATTGGATTTTATTTATTATAA
- a CDS encoding fumarate hydratase: MDIQKFQESMYSLIVETSTNLPKDVRRAVKSAKQRENAGTRSALSLDTITNNITMADDNVSPICQDTGLPTFKIKTPVGVNQLEIKKAIRNAIILATKGGKLRPNAVDSLSGENSGDNLGEGLPVIKFDQWEKDYIDVRLILKGGGCENKNIQYSLPMELEGLGKAGRDLDGIRKCVLHSVYQAQGQGCSAGFIGVGIGGDRSSGYDLAKAQLFRSNEDVNPNEDLRKLEDYIMKSANELGIGTMGFGGETTLLGCKIGVMHRIPASFFVSVAYNCWAFRRLGVKVNPETGEINEWLYQEGEKIDFALEAEKAAKDEVAAAAEPDVKASREITLQAPITEEQIRELKVGDVVHINGRMYTGRDAIHKHLSENPAPIDLDGQIIYHCGPVMLKDEEGKWHVKAAGPTTSIREEPYQGDIMKRFGIRAVIGKGGMGPKTLEALNEHGGVYLNAIGGAAQYYADCIKSVEGVNFTEFGIPEAMWHLNVEGFTAVVTMDSHGNSLHKDVQQSSLEKLAQFKEPVFK; encoded by the coding sequence TTGGATATTCAAAAATTCCAAGAAAGTATGTACAGTCTTATCGTTGAAACTTCAACGAATCTTCCAAAGGATGTTCGTCGTGCGGTCAAAAGTGCAAAACAACGTGAAAATGCAGGTACTCGTTCTGCATTAAGCTTGGACACCATTACGAATAATATCACAATGGCTGACGACAATGTATCACCGATTTGTCAGGATACTGGTCTGCCGACTTTCAAAATAAAAACTCCAGTTGGCGTGAACCAACTTGAAATAAAAAAAGCAATCCGAAATGCGATCATTTTAGCGACTAAAGGCGGAAAACTTCGTCCAAACGCAGTTGACTCTTTATCGGGTGAAAATAGCGGGGATAACCTTGGGGAAGGTCTTCCGGTCATTAAATTCGATCAATGGGAAAAAGACTATATTGATGTTCGCCTTATCTTAAAAGGCGGCGGCTGTGAAAATAAAAACATCCAATACAGTCTGCCTATGGAACTTGAGGGATTGGGGAAAGCGGGCCGTGATTTGGACGGAATCCGTAAATGTGTACTTCACTCTGTCTACCAAGCACAAGGACAAGGCTGCAGTGCCGGCTTCATCGGCGTTGGTATCGGTGGGGACCGTTCATCCGGATATGATCTGGCAAAGGCTCAACTCTTCCGCAGTAATGAAGATGTGAATCCGAATGAAGACCTTCGTAAACTTGAAGATTACATCATGAAATCAGCTAATGAATTGGGAATCGGCACGATGGGCTTTGGCGGCGAAACTACACTGCTTGGGTGTAAAATCGGTGTCATGCACCGTATTCCGGCAAGCTTTTTCGTATCCGTTGCTTACAACTGCTGGGCGTTCCGCCGTTTAGGAGTGAAAGTCAATCCTGAAACAGGTGAAATCAATGAGTGGTTGTATCAAGAAGGCGAGAAAATTGACTTTGCTTTAGAAGCAGAAAAAGCAGCGAAGGACGAAGTGGCAGCCGCTGCTGAACCGGACGTTAAAGCTTCCCGTGAAATCACCCTGCAAGCACCAATCACGGAAGAACAAATCCGCGAATTAAAAGTTGGTGACGTCGTTCATATTAACGGCAGAATGTATACAGGCCGTGACGCGATCCACAAGCATTTATCTGAAAATCCTGCACCAATCGACCTGGATGGACAAATCATCTATCATTGTGGTCCGGTTATGCTGAAGGACGAAGAAGGTAAATGGCATGTGAAGGCTGCCGGACCGACAACGAGTATTCGTGAAGAACCATACCAAGGCGATATCATGAAACGATTCGGCATCCGTGCAGTTATCGGTAAAGGTGGAATGGGACCAAAAACTCTGGAAGCACTTAATGAACACGGCGGCGTTTATCTAAACGCAATCGGCGGGGCTGCTCAATATTATGCAGACTGCATCAAATCCGTCGAAGGCGTGAACTTCACTGAATTTGGTATTCCAGAAGCGATGTGGCATCTGAATGTTGAAGGATTTACTGCAGTAGTAACTATGGATTCACATGGAAACAGCCTGCATAAAGACGTTCAGCAATCTTCATTGGAAAAGTTGGCACAATTCAAAGAACCAGTATTTAAATAA
- a CDS encoding YfkD famly protein has translation MKRTIIIIMIALIAFIQANVSFAADIPEVKANQNKVNIPPSVLNIAKENTYPNPTQDLPMLQPSNLAKQLIDSSDIKIENPELIQMLNESAIAKAPLAFGYRATIYLGHWALNYESSETAPNWEYQKINTNYYDNRGGDVPYKIRYVQESQKAVSGGLTAKIPKAEDVQKMMLLKATEKTNLPLAFETIIGAGTKKDQVYNVASNRIGYLSSFASAVNEKGKVTYGEVYLNLKGNKRTITIKNITSQGIGAWIPVQDHVSFSFTVSQQPR, from the coding sequence ATGAAAAGAACTATTATTATTATTATGATTGCCCTAATTGCCTTCATTCAGGCGAATGTAAGTTTTGCAGCTGATATACCAGAAGTCAAAGCAAATCAGAATAAGGTGAACATCCCACCTTCAGTATTGAATATTGCAAAGGAGAATACGTATCCGAACCCGACCCAGGATCTTCCGATGCTGCAGCCAAGTAATCTGGCCAAACAATTGATCGATTCGTCGGATATCAAGATTGAAAACCCAGAACTAATCCAAATGTTGAATGAATCCGCAATTGCAAAAGCCCCGCTTGCTTTTGGATACAGGGCAACCATTTACCTTGGCCATTGGGCCTTGAATTATGAGTCTTCTGAAACTGCACCAAACTGGGAATACCAAAAGATCAATACGAATTACTATGATAATCGCGGTGGTGATGTTCCCTATAAGATCCGTTATGTCCAGGAAAGTCAGAAGGCAGTGAGTGGCGGTCTGACAGCGAAAATTCCAAAGGCTGAGGATGTTCAAAAGATGATGCTGCTAAAAGCCACTGAAAAAACGAATTTGCCTTTAGCTTTTGAAACGATCATCGGCGCTGGTACGAAAAAAGACCAAGTATATAATGTGGCTTCAAATAGGATTGGTTACTTATCCAGTTTTGCTTCCGCCGTCAATGAAAAAGGCAAGGTCACATATGGGGAAGTATATTTGAATCTAAAAGGAAATAAAAGAACCATTACGATAAAGAACATCACATCACAAGGCATCGGTGCATGGATACCGGTTCAGGACCATGTTTCCTTCAGCTTTACAGTCTCGCAGCAACCAAGGTAA
- the pdaA gene encoding delta-lactam-biosynthetic de-N-acetylase, with the protein MKKKVILSALICLICSLASPAFAESYNWGFNKGKNGTPADAGEKFNKMLPEYEAIYKGDTRKKVVYLTFDNGYENGYTAQILDVLKKHGAPGAFFVTGHYLKTAPELVVRMANEGHIVGNHSWNHPDMTSVTDDVIRMELERVKKATEKLTGQKGMNYLRPPRGVFNERTMRVAKKEGYYHIFWSLAYKDWIVDQQKGAAFAHDEVLKQIHPGAILLLHTVSKDNAEALDSILTDLEKQGYTFSSLDALMIEKQLPNRMLY; encoded by the coding sequence ATGAAAAAAAAGGTGATTTTATCCGCTTTAATATGCTTGATATGCTCTTTGGCAAGCCCAGCTTTTGCAGAATCCTATAACTGGGGTTTCAATAAAGGAAAAAATGGGACACCTGCCGATGCAGGTGAAAAATTCAATAAGATGCTGCCTGAATATGAAGCGATTTATAAAGGGGATACAAGGAAAAAAGTCGTTTATTTAACATTTGATAACGGTTATGAAAATGGCTATACGGCCCAGATTTTAGATGTTCTGAAGAAACATGGTGCTCCAGGAGCTTTTTTTGTCACGGGTCATTATTTAAAGACCGCACCTGAGCTTGTTGTCCGTATGGCTAATGAGGGGCATATCGTAGGAAACCATTCATGGAACCATCCGGATATGACCAGCGTGACGGACGATGTGATACGCATGGAACTTGAGCGGGTAAAAAAAGCAACGGAAAAATTAACGGGGCAAAAAGGAATGAATTACTTAAGGCCGCCTCGTGGGGTATTTAATGAGAGAACGATGAGAGTCGCAAAAAAAGAAGGGTATTACCACATCTTCTGGTCACTGGCATATAAAGACTGGATTGTTGATCAACAAAAGGGTGCCGCGTTCGCACACGATGAAGTGCTTAAGCAGATTCATCCTGGCGCGATTTTATTACTGCATACCGTATCGAAGGATAATGCGGAAGCATTGGACTCGATTCTGACGGATCTTGAAAAACAGGGGTACACATTCAGTAGCCTTGATGCTTTAATGATTGAGAAACAATTGCCGAACCGAATGCTTTATTAA
- a CDS encoding heavy metal translocating P-type ATPase, with the protein MTTDTKHLTQPAACKTTWLEKAKPHLELIAALFSGLLIVLGWALSKNGMETASIIIYLASFLIGGYAKAKEGIEDTIADRELNVEMLMIFAAIGSAVIGYWTEGAILIFIFALSGALETYTMNKSHKEISALMDLQPEEALRITNGYEETVSVSQLHIGDLILVKPGERVPSDGKITDGRTNIDEAAITGESIPVSKSLDDEVFAGTVNLRGTITVEITKPASETLFQKIITLVQSAQSEKSPSQLFIERFEGTYVKVVLTVVALMMFIPHFLLGWSWTETFYRAMILLVVASPCALVASIMPATLSAISNGARHGILFKGGIHLENLGNLQAIALDKTGTLTKGKPEVTDVIIREDLNEDDFLFHIASVENYSNHPLATSIVRYAKSKLQKDIIKPNNMEDISGNGVQAYINGVLWQVGKADFVGRSEAERFHNGIALTLAEQGKTIVYAKDDQGIAGILTLKDVVREETVTAIEALKNEGIHTVMLTGDGEKTAKAIASESHIDAYIAECLPETKVTEVKKLKEQFGTVAMVGDGINDAPALATASVGIAMGEGTDVALETADVVLMKNDLPRIAEAVKLSKKMNRIIKQNVIFSISVIMILIASNFLQFLDLPYGVIGHEGSTILVILNSLRLLRN; encoded by the coding sequence ATGACTACAGATACTAAACATTTAACCCAACCGGCTGCATGCAAAACCACTTGGTTGGAAAAAGCAAAACCTCATCTAGAACTTATTGCTGCATTATTCAGCGGTTTACTTATAGTATTGGGCTGGGCCCTTTCAAAGAACGGAATGGAAACTGCCTCCATAATCATATACTTGGCCTCTTTCTTGATTGGCGGATATGCCAAGGCAAAAGAAGGCATAGAAGATACGATTGCCGACCGGGAATTGAATGTTGAGATGCTGATGATTTTTGCAGCAATCGGTTCTGCGGTCATCGGATACTGGACGGAAGGCGCCATATTGATTTTCATCTTCGCTTTAAGCGGTGCCCTTGAAACATACACGATGAATAAAAGCCATAAAGAAATTTCGGCACTTATGGACTTACAGCCGGAAGAAGCACTGCGCATCACTAACGGATATGAAGAAACCGTATCCGTTTCACAGCTGCATATCGGGGATTTAATTTTAGTGAAACCAGGTGAGAGAGTCCCTTCAGATGGAAAAATCACGGACGGCCGTACCAATATCGATGAGGCCGCCATCACTGGCGAATCCATACCAGTCAGTAAATCATTGGATGATGAAGTATTTGCGGGAACGGTCAATCTCCGTGGAACGATTACCGTGGAAATCACCAAACCGGCAAGTGAAACTTTATTTCAAAAAATAATCACTCTTGTTCAATCCGCACAAAGTGAAAAGTCCCCTTCCCAGCTGTTCATTGAACGGTTTGAAGGAACTTATGTAAAAGTAGTATTGACGGTTGTCGCCCTGATGATGTTCATACCCCATTTCCTATTGGGGTGGAGCTGGACCGAGACATTCTACAGAGCGATGATCCTGCTCGTTGTCGCTTCTCCTTGTGCCCTTGTGGCCTCTATCATGCCAGCTACACTTTCTGCCATTTCAAATGGAGCGCGTCATGGCATTTTATTTAAAGGAGGCATCCATCTTGAGAATCTAGGTAATCTGCAGGCAATTGCTTTAGATAAAACCGGTACATTGACAAAAGGAAAACCAGAGGTAACCGATGTTATTATCCGCGAAGATCTAAACGAAGATGACTTCTTATTTCATATTGCATCTGTTGAAAATTATTCGAATCACCCTTTGGCAACATCGATCGTACGTTATGCCAAATCGAAATTGCAAAAGGATATCATTAAACCAAATAACATGGAAGATATCTCAGGTAATGGGGTTCAAGCCTATATCAATGGCGTGCTTTGGCAAGTCGGAAAGGCTGATTTCGTCGGTCGCAGTGAAGCAGAACGATTCCACAATGGCATTGCACTGACATTGGCTGAACAAGGCAAGACAATCGTTTATGCAAAAGATGATCAAGGAATTGCAGGCATACTCACTTTGAAAGATGTCGTGCGTGAAGAAACCGTTACAGCCATCGAAGCCTTGAAAAATGAGGGCATCCATACCGTCATGCTTACAGGGGATGGGGAAAAAACGGCTAAAGCGATTGCTTCGGAGAGCCATATAGATGCATATATTGCCGAATGTCTACCTGAAACCAAGGTGACTGAAGTGAAAAAGCTGAAAGAACAATTTGGCACTGTAGCAATGGTTGGCGATGGCATCAATGATGCACCTGCACTTGCAACAGCATCTGTTGGAATTGCAATGGGTGAAGGCACGGATGTTGCCTTGGAGACAGCGGATGTCGTTCTGATGAAGAATGACCTTCCGCGCATTGCGGAAGCAGTCAAATTATCCAAGAAGATGAATCGGATCATCAAACAAAACGTCATCTTTTCAATTTCGGTCATCATGATCCTGATAGCATCCAATTTCCTTCAATTTCTAGACCTCCCATATGGCGTCATAGGCCATGAAGGAAGTACAATTCTCGTTATACTGAACAGCTTAAGACTTTTGAGAAACTGA
- a CDS encoding SE1561 family protein, producing the protein MGKSITGKNEQLTYLKERLTMFMEVLDHIEPETTELEDIDRLIGMIDDLEGKVEQFKTRED; encoded by the coding sequence ATGGGAAAATCCATTACAGGTAAAAACGAACAATTAACATACTTAAAAGAACGCCTCACGATGTTCATGGAAGTTCTTGATCATATCGAACCGGAAACTACGGAGTTGGAAGATATAGACCGTTTAATCGGCATGATAGATGATTTGGAAGGCAAAGTGGAACAATTCAAAACCCGGGAAGACTAA